From Litoribacterium kuwaitense:
ATATCTTGGAGTCTTTCGTCTGGAGTCTACCTCTCAAAAACTTGAGGTGGCTTGCCTTCGCGAGCGTTTTTGAAACAAGCTAAGAAGCTGCGATCGGGCGCAAAAAAAGTGCAGACAAAATCAAAAGCTGGTTTTGTCTACACTTTGAAGCCTTTAAGTTCAATTAATTGTACGGTACGTGGTTCTTTGAAACGATCTTACCGTTTACGCATACATAGGTCATTTAGCATTCTTGTCGTTTGGTGACACTTGCTCAGGTTCTGTCTGATGCATGGACGTATCTAAGTTTTCCAACGGCATGTTTCCATAAGGCTCACTGCTGCGGGCAGCCCATGTAAACAGCCAAATTAACGATAGGACGACGACGAGCAACGGTGCGATAAAAATGAAGAAATAGTTCATGCAGTCACCCTCCTTTATTTTTTGCCTTGGACATAGTCTTTATCAAACAAGAAGAGTCGCAGTAATAGATATACAGATGGTAAGAGGACAAGTAAGCCGGCAATAAATGCCCACACGAGCGCCTGTGCCATCACACTATTGACGACTGCATCCGATACGGTTAAATACGGATAGAGTAAGTACGGCATGTGTGAAGCACCGTACCCATAAAAAGCAAAACCGAATTGAAAAATCACGAGAACAAAAGACCAGTCCATATACTTCTTTTTCCAAATGAGATAGACTGCCCCGATAAAGCAAAGCAGTGACAAAATAAACATCCAGGAAAGGTCTA
This genomic window contains:
- the cydS gene encoding cytochrome bd oxidase small subunit CydS produces the protein MNYFFIFIAPLLVVVLSLIWLFTWAARSSEPYGNMPLENLDTSMHQTEPEQVSPNDKNAK